The genomic interval TTATGTAAACTTAAATCTAACTAATCATGAAGAGAGCGTTCCAAAAATTGTCCTTTATCATTTTACTGTTTCCAATCGCAAATTCGGAAGCAATATGGATAACGAAGATTCCTTTCCCGAGTTTAATATATCAAGAGGATTCACTATCAAATAAATCAATTAAGCCCTTACATCCAATGGCAAAATACAGGGATATGATTAAGGGATCAGCCAATTACATTTCTAGAATTAATCCGCAACAGTTATTAAATAAAAATAAAATTATCCCTGAAATGGGAACAATATCAAAACGTGGGCAAAAGGTAAGTTTGGTAGCCTTTGGCGGTGGGCTAACTGCCGGGGTTTCTAATGGAGGACTTTATCGTGAAGGCCAACAATTTGCATATCCCAATTTAGTCGCCATTCAAATGGGTATTACAGACTTCGAAGCCCCACTTTTTGAAGAATCTGAATCAAATGGAACGGGTTTTTTAATTTATGATGATAAAAATTCAGAATTACCCCGTTGGAAGGAAGTAAGTAACAACATTGCTGCTGTTCAATCCGGAATTCCACCGAAATTCACCCCTTATCAGGGAAAGGTAAATAACTGGGCTTATCCAAATGGCGGAGCTTCAAGTGCAGGCCATACGCACAGGATCGATGAGAGAAGCCTTCCTTTGTGGTTTGAATTTCATCCATATCTATGGAGATTTTTGCCCGAGAAGGAGAATGAACAAATCTCCGCAATAGATTTTGTAAAAAAGAACCAACCTTACGATCTTGTCTTTATAGAAGATTTTTTTGATAATTGGATAAGGCTTTTACAAAATACCCCTAATATCAATTTATATGATTTCTATCAATCTCAATTATCAATCGGTCATATAGAAAACGCTGCTATTTACCAATTAACATCTGATTCTAAAAAGGCAGTATTATTTACTGTGCCGAGGTATCAGACACTACCTTACTTCAACTGGTATAAGACGGATGCCGCAAATGAGAATGTAAAAATATTTGTAGCAAACTATAAATCAAACCTGGTGGAAGATACAACAAGACCTAAATATTTTTTACCATCCGAAAATGTGGATAAATTTTTTCAAGGTGAGGCGGTTTTATTGACAGATCAGGATGTTATTACCGAGTTCGAAGAAAAACTAAGTGATCCAGAGTGGAAACATGGGCACAATATTCAACTTCGAGAGATGGCAGCAAAAAATAATTTTGCCATAGTCGATTTGGCCAAACTCTACTCAGATATACATAAGGGAGCATTTGTAACTGATGACGGATTACAAATTGATGGTTCTAGGAAGGGAAATTTTTTCTCGTCTGACGGCATTTATCCATCACCGTTAGGTCAAGCCGTTATTGCAAATGAAGTAATTAAAGCCATTAACAAGGCATATGGTTCGCGAATCCCGTTAATTATAACCAAGGATATTTCAAGTGCTATGAATTTGAAATAGTTGGGTTTTTAAGAATAAATCAAAACTGTTGGTAAAATAATATTCATCCAAAATTCTGACCTTATATTATGAAAATTTTAATGATTTTTTCTTAACACTGTTCGTTATAGGGTAAGTTTAACCCAATCGTCGGCCCAGTATATTCGCTTGGGATATCCAAAAAATAGATCTGTCCTACAACGAAATGATGCAAACACAGCCGTAGTTACCATTGCGGGACAATTATTGTTTACCAGTTCTTCGGCCCCTTCCGGAGCAGCAATAACCTATAGATTTAGTAAACTTAATGCTTCCAGGTGGAACTATTTCAAGCGAAACCTGGCAGACTTTATCAGTTTCTGCAACAGGGATGTTTTACCTCTTACTTAGCCGTGGTATTGGCTGGTACAGTCTTGAAATTAACTATAATGGAATATTTATGGACAGGGTAAAATTTGGAATAGGTGATGTGTATATTGTCGCAGGCCAGTCCAATGCTCAGGGATATGGAGAGAATGGAAACTGGATATTACCGGCACCTGCAAACTACCCCGAATGGATAGTTACCGGCACCCAGGATGGTAATTGTACGAACCTATTACCCGCCGACTCCTATAATACAATGAATCAGATCTCCGGGTTTTCAAAACTTGCCCCTACCGGAAATAATTCATGGTGTTACGCGGCTTTAGGCAAAAAGCTATCAGAAGCCGCTGGTGGAATGCCAATTGCATTTTTTAATACCGCGTCCGGTGGCAGTACAATTAAGCAATGGTACCAAGGTTCCCAAAACCAGCCAGCACCTAATGCATACACATCAGGTGCCCAGTTCTGTGATGTTCCGGGATATACAGGACCATACATTGGTCAGCCCTACACTCCCCTAAGGACGGCTTTAAATTATTATGCCTCACTTTACGGGGTTCGGGCTGTTCTCTGGCATCAGGGTGAAGCAGATGCGGATGCTAAAATAAGTGATGCTGTTTACAAGATTGCCACCAGTAGCGAGTACCAAACAAAACTGGAAGCTGTAATTGCAAAATCAAGAGCGGATTTTGGGAATACTAACCTTGCCTGGATCATTTCAATAGCATCCATCATTAATTACAAAGCTCCACTTGATCTGGTAAGAAATGGTCAGATAGCAAGTGTTAATGCCACATTAAAACGTTTTACCGGTCCCGATACGGATTATTTTAACGGCATTCCTTCACAAGCCTATAGAAAAGACGGGACACACTTTGAAAACAGTGCTACCTATCACTTTGGGTTGGACTCTCTGGCAGGTAAATGGTTTTCAACAATTGGAAATAATGGATATCGGATTTTGGCTGGGTTCGTTCCGAACGTAACATATACCTACAATTCGCTTGCGGAGACCCGGACACTTACTGCCCCTGCTGGATATGCAGAATATCGATGGGGGACAAATATTAATAATCCCATTTCGGGGGCTAATACCAGGTATTTTTATCCTACTTCCGCACAAGGCATCAAATGTTTTATAAAAGATAGCAATGGTAACTGGCACATGTCCACTGAAATAACTGTAATGGCCACACCAGGAACCAGAATTAGTGCTGAGGAAAAAATGGCTGAAGATTTTGGCACGGATTTAACTCTTTATCCCAATCCGGTTGACAAAGATATGACCATTGAATTTACGGTACAAAATGCGAATAGCCAGGTGCTTTTAGAGATTGTTGATATAAATGGCAGAGTTATTAAAACTATAGTTGAAAACCCCCATAGTAAGGGAAGATGGAAATATCAGGTAAATAATTTTTCTGAAACATCCGGCGTCATTTATTTTTGCAGATTAAAAATTGATGAGCTATCCCTGGTCAAAAAAATAATTACTGTGAGGAATTGAAAAATAAGTAACTTTTAGGTCGATATACAACTGAACTACATTTTCCGGTTCAGTTGTATGTTACTCAAAATATCAAGCCCAAACGAATGAATCTCAGTTACCGTTTTTATAAGCCAACCGTACTGGTCACCAGCCTTTTGATATGAATAGAAAATTAAATCTTTTAATTAGTTGTCTTTTAATCGTACTCATTTCCTGCAAAAAAGAAAATGATGTATCACCGGCGGATGCTCAATTCCTAAAGGCTGTGTGGGTTAAAGGAGCATCGGAAATACAACTGGACAATGCCTCCGGTGTGATCCTGATTACCTTACCGGAAAGCTATACCAGCGATATCGTTTATCTGGATTTGGATCTCGCTGCGGGTGCAACCCTGGAGGCTAATCCTTCTTCTAAAAGGATTGGGTTTTATTTCAAAGGAGCTTATCCCAAACCATTCGTTATAGAGCGAAAAAACGGAGATCAAACCTCCACAGACCTATACACGGTGTACGTCGAGCATACAGGGAAATTATCCGCTGTGATTACCTCTGATATGCTTTTGTATCCTGGCCAAGAGGATTATGGTATTACGTATATAAAATTTAATTCGGGGATCGGAACGGTACCCGGGAACCCTGAAAGTACGAAAGTGCCCATGCCCACATTGACAGGTTCCGAAAGTAGCATTTATATTCCGGGGAGGTATGACGTTGGCCTTTCTTATCTTTCCTTTAAAAATGCCTCCCCATTATTTTATTCCAAAAATATCACATTAAGCCTTTCATATGGAGAAAAGAAATTTCAATTTGCTGAGAAACCACAAATTAAAAGGGCACCGCTCAGCGCAAGCATTAGTTCGATTGACATGCTTTTTAGGGCATTGCCAAAAGATAAGAAAATTGGTATTGCAGGTGGCTTTTTTCTTCCCAATCTAAAATATCAGATAAAAGCTGAAAACGACTTCATGGAAAATGCCCTTTGGCTTAAGGCTAATTATTTAAACAATTACTCTCTTGATTTTGAAATTCCCTCACAAATGGCAGACGGCATCTATTTGTTAACGTTCTATGAAGATGACACGCCCATCAAGTCAATCAATTGCACCGTTACCAATGATTCCACCCAAACCGGAATCGGGCAAATCTGGACAGAGGAGATGGATTGCCCAACCGAGGTAATCTTTGATAATCCGAAGCGGATAACCTTAAAGAAAGGAGACATTTTTTACGTAAACCCTCATCCCTTAGAATTCCAAAGCCAATATAACCCATTGGATAAGTACAAAACTCTCCCAAACCTGGAACTTAAAACAGGCAGCGAAATATCGATACTAACGCCAATAGTCAGGGCCGACTGGTGTTTTGGTGATCACTCAGTATTTGTGTACTATGGCGAGTATAAAATCCCTCAGACATTACCTCAGGGAAAATATGAAGCGCGGTTGATTTACCCCAACTCAGGCCCGTCATTCCCATATCCCTATTTACTAGAGGTACAGTAATGACTTGTTTGTAATAGTCCTGTCTAGACAAAGGCAGTGGAAAACTATGTTATCTCAATTAGGAATTGCTTATGTAAATTACAAGACACTAAGCAAAACGGCAAATGATATATGTTAAAGTATTGTCTATTCAGGAGTAAAAAATGATCAGTTATATCAAAATTATTGGTGAAACATTTCTTATTATATTTAGTAGTTATACAGTAATTAATGGACTTGCTACCTTTAAGCGGACACTGAGTTAAGGGAAACTTTTATAACTTAACACTTATGTCTGGAGAAAGAAGAGTATTTGACAAGGAGTTCAAACTAATGAGTGTTGAACTAAGCAACAGCCGCACAGACCTTAGTGCATTGGCAAAAGAATTAGATGTTCCGCCGGCAATGCTATACCGCTGGCGCAGAGAACTTTCTGCGAAACAAAATGGCAGCTTCCCTGGCAACGGAAAGGTGATTTTGAGCGAAACGGAACAGGAATTGGCCCGGCTAAGGAAAGAACTTCGTGACACACAACTTGAACGAGATATCTTAAAAAAGGCTGTCGGCATTTTCTCCAGGAGCGATGGCAAATATTCCGGTTCATAAAGGATTACCGGAAAATATTTCCCATTGAGAAAATGTGCATGGTTTTTAAGGTAAGCAGAAGCAGGTTTTATACTTGGTTGAGCAGTGAATTATCAAATGCAGCCATTGAAAACCAGGCTCTTACTGAAAAAATCAGGGTTATTCATAGTAAAAGTAAACAAACATACGGAAGCCCCAGGGTCACTCGGGAGTTGATTAAGCAGGATGTAAAAGTGTCTCGTCCGAGGGTTGCCAGACTGATGAAAAAAGCAAAAATAAGAAGCATTGTTAAGAAAAAATTCCGCATCACAACGGATTCTGAGCATAAATATCCGGTTGTGGAAAATAAGCTTAACAGGCAATTCAAAGTGGATAAAATAGCCACTGCGTGGGTATCTGATATAACGTATATTAAGACGACACAAGGCTGGCTATATCTCACCATGATACTGGATTTAGCTGATAGGAAAATAGTAGGATGGGCACTTAGCTCAACCATGAAAGCCATTGATACTGTGATACCTGCATGGAAAATGGCTTGTAAAAATAGAAGTATTACAAGTGAATTAATTTTCCACTCGGATCGGGGAATTCAATATGCTTGCAATGAATTTAAAAGCTTGCTGGATAAAAACCCCCTTGTTATTAGAAGCATGAGTCGAAAGGGAAATTGCTGGGATAATGCGGTTGCAGAGAGCTTTTTTAAGACTTTAAAAGCAGAATGTGTTTACCAAAATACCTTTATCAATAAGCAGCAGGCGGCAGTAATTGTATTCGAGTATATTGAAACCTGGTATAATAAAAAAAGGATTCATTCTGCTCTAGGATATGTCTCACCGAAAGAATTTGAAGAACTTTTAAACAAACAGAAAATTGCGGCTTAACCATTTGTCCGCTTAACTATTGCAATTCCATAATAAGTTACAAGAAAATGGAAAAAAAATATCCAATTAGTACTCCTAAGAGTGTGTTGGGAAATTAAGTTTGGTTTTTAAGACATATTCGTTGTAACATTAATTGGGTATTTGCTAAATATAGCCATGCAACTGACGAAGATGTGGTATATTCATAGTCTTTGACTAGCCTGCGGAAATAATTAGTCCAAGATATGCTTCTTTCTACCACCCACCGTTTTGCCACTGGAACAAATCCTTTTGCTGATTCTGGACGGGAAGCTTTTTCAAAATCGAAACCAAATTCATTTATATTTTTAGCAAATACGCCGTTATACGCTTGGTCTCCATATATTTTTTCAAGACGATCACTATAATACAAAATATGTGGTACTAGTGCTAGAGCTGCTGGTCCATCTCCAATATTACCTGCGTGGACATGGGCAGCCCAAAGGCGACCACCGCTGTCAACAAGTAACTGTCTTTTACGCCCGTTAACTTTTTTGTTTGCATCAATTCCACGATCTTCAAAAATTCCTGGTGACAGTTTAACACTTTGACTATCAATGCAAAATATGGAAGGATATTCTTCTCTTTCTTGATTTTTTCTATCCAGTTGATTAACGACGCGGTTGATCCTTTCAAATAATCCATTACGTTTCCACTTGTCAAAATAATAGTAAACAGCTTGCCAATTTGGCCATTGAGCAGGAAGGTTTCTCCACTGACAACCAGTTCGGACTACATAAAGTAAGGCATTCATCACCTGCCTAAGATCTAATTTTCTTTTTCTTTTTAAATTAAAAAATGGTAAAATTGCCTCCCATTGGGGATCGGTCAGTTCCAAAAACTGTTTGTTCACATCTTTGAAGTTTGGTCACAACAAAGTTGATACGATCCCTAATATTTTCAATATCCCAACACACTCTAAAATTATTTTTTCGGGATTTTGTAGTATTGCTCTTGGGCTAATTCTTATTTGCAAATCCTTTTAAATTATATTTTTTTCTGAATAGCATCAAATTAGAACTACGACTATTGATACTGTTTATTTTAACTGGTAATAAGGCTATCAATAAATATCATACCGTTTGAAAACCTGAATTTTGAGGGGAACGAACAGACTACATTTTAATATTCGAATACCCGACAAATTAAGGATAGGTACCGTGCCAGGTACAAAAGCTCATCATCCCTATGATTTGAGTAAAATAAACTAAATGTGTGGTTATCCTTAATTGAAAGAATAGAGTCATTATTGGCCATATATCAGGATGAATTACCAGATCTGGAGAATTTATTCCTGCACGAATTTAAGATTATAACTGGTCAAGATTTAATAATTTATATCCGGTTAGATCCAGGAAAACGTCCAAAGAAAATTCCCAAAAAGTGGTTAGATAGGAATGTAAACAGTGTACAAATAATTTTGGACTTAGTCCAGGCCAAAATTGAGAAAATAGATTTGGATAATAATATTTCCAGTATCGATAATATTATTATCGAGCAGATCAATAATTACAAAAGGATAATTTTGAGAGATGCTTTGCAGGCAGAAGTTTTATCTATAAAATCGACTTGAATATACCTGAGTTCATTAAGCGGATATCAAAACACATAAAATTTGAGTAATCAGAACAGGCTGCAAACTCGAAGGCCATCTTCTGCACTTAGGCTTCTTCCATGGATATTCTTTGACCTGTGTCGTCACAACACTACTGCCAGACGCAACTAAAGTGGCCGATATTCCTCTAAAATCTCTCACTATAATCAAAATCCCAAATTCATCTTTAACGTATTCATAAAATTCTGCAGATGACCAGTGGAATTACACACCACGAGAAGCAAGATTCCATCGTTCGTGCAGGGAATTGTTATTAAGGCAGTTGATTTTTTTCAACTTTCAGTTTTGAGCCCATTAATAATGCTGATGGGTCTATCAGCCAATTTCGATATTGCCGTTCCTTTTCATCTACTTTAAAATAGGGCAACACATTAGGATTGTTAATTTATAAATCTTCAATATCAATATGGAACACTCCCCAATTTGATCGGATCATAAATTTAGATACCTTGTCAAAACAGTAAATCAGCCACTATCATCACCTTAAATCCAACCTAACGGGATAATACATTAAATGCAAACCAGCAAACCCACCACAATAATCCTCCAAACCAAATCCCATTTCGAAATTCTCGATGGATTAAGAGGAGTTGCCGCCCTGGCCGTCGTAACATTTCATTTTATGGAATGGGTTTATACGGATCCCAGCAGGAATTTTATTGGACATGGGTTTTTGGCTGTCGATTTCTTCTTTTGCCTTTCGGGGTTTGTGATCGGATATGCTTATGACGATCGTATAGCGAAAATGGGCGTTCTTAAGTTTTTTAAATTGAGGATTATCAGGTTGCATCCGCTGGTGGTAGCAGGATCTGTATTAGGCCTGCTGGCATTTTTGTTCGATCCGTTTGGCGGCCATCCCGAATTGTACAGCACCGGTAAGATCATTCTGGCATTTTTGTGTTCTGTCCTGCTAATTCCCTTGCCCGTCATAGCCGACCGTGGTTTTAACCTGTTCAGTTTCAATGCTCCGTCGTGGTCGTTGTTCTGGGAATATGCTGCCAATATTGTTTACGCAATTGGGCTTTACCGTATCAGCCGTAGCTTCCTGCTGTTGCTGACCATACTTTCGGCTGTGGCAATCTGTGTTGTAGGTTATCGTTCCGGCAATTTACTGGGCGGATGGAGCGGCCCAACTTTTTGGGACGGAGCTGCCCGGATTTCATACTCGTTTTTAGCAGGATTGCTTATTTACCGTGCCAATTGGATCATTAAAAATAAGCTGGGATTTACGGGGCTGGCTATGTTATTGCTCCTGGCCTTTATCATGCCATTTTCAAAATGGAACTGGTTATCCGAGCCTCTGGTCGTACTGTTTTACTTTCCCATACTGATCGCTTTGGGCGCAGGGGCTACTTTAACGCATGGATTAAAAAAGGTTTGTTTGTTTTCGGGAAAGATCTCCTACCCGTTGTACATGACTCATTATGCGGTGTTATGGATGTTCGGTAATTATTACACGAGCCATAAACCGGGTACCACACAACTGGCTCTCATCATCATAGCCGGAATTGTGCTGCTCGTCGGAGCCGCGTACCTGGTCATGGTCATTTATGATATCCCTGTAAGGAAATATTTAAGCAATAAATGGAATGAAAAGGTTGCCAAACAAACGATAGGTATTTAATAATTACGAAAAAATAACCTAAGCAATCTAGTAAATAGTATTGTGCAATTTTGCCACAAAGGCACTAAGACACAAGAATTAAGTATATAAAAACATGCAAATCAACGGTTCGTCGTGTCTTAGTGCCTTGGTGGCAAAAATCCCTGGCTAACCTTCTGTAGTTACCAATTCCTCAACATATTCAGGAATATCAGCCGGTTGGCAGTCAAGTACTTTACAAATAGCATTCGCTTTGCCTGTTTTTAATGAAATAATCGACAATTTAATTTCCTCATCACTATTAATCCCGTATTAAAAAAACAGAAACTACCAATCCAAAAAAGTTTGATTTCATTAACTTTACCAAATGAATACCAACACAGAATGTGTCGCAACGGCATTTCGTAGTCACGATTTATAATTAAAAGGCTTCAAAATTCGCGAGATTAACGACCTATCCTATCCTGCGCTTTTCCAAGGAAGAGATTTTTTAAATAGTTTTGCAGGTATATGCCAGTGTATTTACTGAAGAATTTATTGGAAGCCGGGACCGCACCGACGGCAAGTGTTACAGTATTTATTTTTGTGTAAAATATAAGTTATGGAACCACGATCAATTTCCCGAAAAAGTTTTATTAAAAGTTCGGCCGTTATACTTGCAGGTGGTTCGTTTATTGGGACTACACCAGCAGCTACAAATGAGGAAGAAGCAAAGCCAGTCAAAACGGATAAGTCTTTTACTTTAAAAAACGTAAGGCTTGAAACAGGTTTTGAATATGATGAAGAAGGCGAAGTTGTGCATACCAGAACTGATCTGTTTCATGTACAGATCGATGATGGAAAAATTAAAGCAATCCTTCCCAATAAACCTGATGCAAATGCTATTGACGCAAAAGGACTGCTTATGCTTCCGCCATTCAGGGATATGCACATTCATCTTGATAAAACTTTTTATGGACTTCCCTGGAAAGCTAAGTCGGCCAGGAATAAAACAGTAAAGGATATGATTGCTTACGAACAGCAAATTATACCTGAACTGCTTAAAACTTCAACCGCCCGCACGGAAAAACTCATTGAGCTTTTACAGTCGCACGGTACAAATTATGCGAGATCTCATGTGAATATAGAGCCCACTTCCGGACTTAATTCCTTGAAAAATCTTCAAAAAGCTCTTGAAAACAAGAAAGATTCATTCCAGGCTGAGCTGGTTGCATTTCCCCAGCATGGCATATATTATACGAAGTCAGAAGAACTGATGAAAGAGGCTGCCAAAATGGAGATTGATTTCATTGGCGGACTGGATCCTTACAGTATAGACGGGGCAATAGAAAAACACATGGATTTTGTTGTTCAGCTTGCACTTGACAACAACAAAGGCATTGATATTCATCTGCATGAAAGTGGCGAATCGGGTATAAAAACAATCAATTACCTGATTGATAAAGTAAATGAAAATCCGGTATTGAAAGGCAAAACATTTGTAAGTCACAGTTTTGCACTTGCTAACCTGGATAAAGTTAAAACAGAAGAAACGGCTGAAAACCTTGCCAATGCGAAAGTAGGAATTGCGTCTACTATTCCGTTCGGAAGTACGATTATGCCGATTCCGCTATTATACAAACACGGCGTGGATGTCGTGGCCGGAAACGACTGTATAGTAGATTGGTGGAGTACTTTTGGCACCGGAAGCATTCTTCAGAAAGCCAACCTTGCAGCACAGTTATATGGTTACCGTACGGAATTCGACCTGTCGAGAATCCTGAAACTGGCTACTCATAATGTCCTTCCACTGGATGACAAAGGAATCCAGAGCTGGCCGAAAGCAGGCGACGAAGCCAGTATGGTTCTGATCGACGCAAGCTGTTCGGCAGAAGCAGTTTCCAGGGTTTCACCCGTTAAATCACTGATTCACTGTGGGAAAATTGTGTATTGAAGTTTTGTAAAAAGCTTGTAAGTCGCAAAGAATGTCTATAACTAAACTATTAAACCTTTAATGACTTACTTTTCGATAAACTTAATAGCAAAGGTACTCCAACAATGTAAGTCAGCAGTCCGAATGGTATTAAAACTATAACCCCTGTCATACACCCAACATTTTTATCTGCCATTCCATCTATTGATACAGTCATTGCATAAATTGTATTCAAAAGTCCGATAATAATGAAAGTAATTCCTAGAACAATTTTCTCGCCAATTGAAATAATTTTTCGTTTTTTCCAATAATTGATGAATAAAAACAATATTCCAATTGGCAATAAAATTAACAGCGAAGGTAAAATCAAAATTTTCATTTTTTGATATTTTAAATTACTATCGAATTAAGTTTTAACGATAAATATGGTTTATTTATTTGTCAGGACGACTTGGATGAAATTTTACTGATAGAGACTTTGGGTTTGGGATTTGGAGAAATCAGGGAAAGGTCCTCCTGATTACCAAAAACCCGATTGAAAAGCAAAAGATAAGGATTTGTTTATCAGACATTCTTGCAGTAAACCCATTTTGCAGGCAGTTTTTATTGTGGT from Dyadobacter sp. NIV53 carries:
- a CDS encoding IS3 family transposase (programmed frameshift) — protein: MSGERRVFDKEFKLMSVELSNSRTDLSALAKELDVPPAMLYRWRRELSAKQNGSFPGNGKVILSETEQELARLRKELRDTQLERDILKKAGRHFLQERWQIFRFIKDYRKIFPIEKMCMVFKVSRSRFYTWLSSELSNAAIENQALTEKIRVIHSKSKQTYGSPRVTRELIKQDVKVSRPRVARLMKKAKIRSIVKKKFRITTDSEHKYPVVENKLNRQFKVDKIATAWVSDITYIKTTQGWLYLTMILDLADRKIVGWALSSTMKAIDTVIPAWKMACKNRSITSELIFHSDRGIQYACNEFKSLLDKNPLVIRSMSRKGNCWDNAVAESFFKTLKAECVYQNTFINKQQAAVIVFEYIETWYNKKRIHSALGYVSPKEFEELLNKQKIAA
- a CDS encoding amidohydrolase, coding for MEPRSISRKSFIKSSAVILAGGSFIGTTPAATNEEEAKPVKTDKSFTLKNVRLETGFEYDEEGEVVHTRTDLFHVQIDDGKIKAILPNKPDANAIDAKGLLMLPPFRDMHIHLDKTFYGLPWKAKSARNKTVKDMIAYEQQIIPELLKTSTARTEKLIELLQSHGTNYARSHVNIEPTSGLNSLKNLQKALENKKDSFQAELVAFPQHGIYYTKSEELMKEAAKMEIDFIGGLDPYSIDGAIEKHMDFVVQLALDNNKGIDIHLHESGESGIKTINYLIDKVNENPVLKGKTFVSHSFALANLDKVKTEETAENLANAKVGIASTIPFGSTIMPIPLLYKHGVDVVAGNDCIVDWWSTFGTGSILQKANLAAQLYGYRTEFDLSRILKLATHNVLPLDDKGIQSWPKAGDEASMVLIDASCSAEAVSRVSPVKSLIHCGKIVY
- a CDS encoding sialate O-acetylesterase: MLPGGTISSETWQTLSVSATGMFYLLLSRGIGWYSLEINYNGIFMDRVKFGIGDVYIVAGQSNAQGYGENGNWILPAPANYPEWIVTGTQDGNCTNLLPADSYNTMNQISGFSKLAPTGNNSWCYAALGKKLSEAAGGMPIAFFNTASGGSTIKQWYQGSQNQPAPNAYTSGAQFCDVPGYTGPYIGQPYTPLRTALNYYASLYGVRAVLWHQGEADADAKISDAVYKIATSSEYQTKLEAVIAKSRADFGNTNLAWIISIASIINYKAPLDLVRNGQIASVNATLKRFTGPDTDYFNGIPSQAYRKDGTHFENSATYHFGLDSLAGKWFSTIGNNGYRILAGFVPNVTYTYNSLAETRTLTAPAGYAEYRWGTNINNPISGANTRYFYPTSAQGIKCFIKDSNGNWHMSTEITVMATPGTRISAEEKMAEDFGTDLTLYPNPVDKDMTIEFTVQNANSQVLLEIVDINGRVIKTIVENPHSKGRWKYQVNNFSETSGVIYFCRLKIDELSLVKKIITVRN
- a CDS encoding helix-turn-helix domain-containing protein, with product MSIISLKTGKANAICKVLDCQPADIPEYVEELVTTEG
- a CDS encoding IS5 family transposase, producing MNKQFLELTDPQWEAILPFFNLKRKRKLDLRQVMNALLYVVRTGCQWRNLPAQWPNWQAVYYYFDKWKRNGLFERINRVVNQLDRKNQEREEYPSIFCIDSQSVKLSPGIFEDRGIDANKKVNGRKRQLLVDSGGRLWAAHVHAGNIGDGPAALALVPHILYYSDRLEKIYGDQAYNGVFAKNINEFGFDFEKASRPESAKGFVPVAKRWVVERSISWTNYFRRLVKDYEYTTSSSVAWLYLANTQLMLQRICLKNQT
- a CDS encoding acyltransferase — protein: MQTSKPTTIILQTKSHFEILDGLRGVAALAVVTFHFMEWVYTDPSRNFIGHGFLAVDFFFCLSGFVIGYAYDDRIAKMGVLKFFKLRIIRLHPLVVAGSVLGLLAFLFDPFGGHPELYSTGKIILAFLCSVLLIPLPVIADRGFNLFSFNAPSWSLFWEYAANIVYAIGLYRISRSFLLLLTILSAVAICVVGYRSGNLLGGWSGPTFWDGAARISYSFLAGLLIYRANWIIKNKLGFTGLAMLLLLAFIMPFSKWNWLSEPLVVLFYFPILIALGAGATLTHGLKKVCLFSGKISYPLYMTHYAVLWMFGNYYTSHKPGTTQLALIIIAGIVLLVGAAYLVMVIYDIPVRKYLSNKWNEKVAKQTIGI